The genomic interval CAATGACCAGCCAGACCGGACTGACATTCCATTTGGCGACCAGAACCAGCGCCACGACCGTAATCCCCGCTGCAGCCCAGCCCGCCACCGCGACCCTGCCGATCTGCCATGCAGCAGCGGCGATCAATCCAACCACCGCCGGGCGCAGCCCGCTGAAAACCGCCTGCGTGCCGCTGCGTTCGTAAAAACGAAAAAAACAGAGCGCAAAAAGGAGCACCAGAATCAGGCCCGGCAATGCCACCGCCAGCGTAGCTACCAGTGCTCCCGGAAGCCCGCCGGTTTCATAGCCCACAAACGTCGCCATATTGATAGCAATCGGCCCGGGCGTGCTCTGCGAAATGGCAATCATATCCACAAACCGCTCAGTCGACATCCAGCCGCGCCGCTCCACCTCCTGCTGCAGAAAAGAAAGAATCGCATAGCCGCCGCCGAAGGCAAAACTGCCGATCACAAAAAAGGCATAAAAGAGTTCGAAGAGAATGGTCATGAGCCACCGCCCCCGGTCTTACGAAACAGAATCGCCCCGAGGCATCCGCCGAGCAGGATCATCAGTACCGGATGCACGCCCGCGAAAACAATCAGCACAAACGATCCGGCGGCAATGCCAAGAGCAGGAAATGTTGAGATCGATTTTTTTCCCACCTGCCAGACCGCCATCACAATCAACGCGACCACTGCGGCACGAATACCCGCAAAGGCCTTCTGCACCCATGGGTGGTCAAACCACGGCGAAAGAAAGGCTGCCACCAGCAGAATAACAATCAGCGACGGTGCAGCCATACCCGCCGCCGCAAAAACGGCACCCGCAAAACCGCGCTTACGAAAACCGATCAGCGTGGCGGAATTCATGGCGATAATGCCGGGAATGGACTGACCGAGTGCATAGTAATCGACCATCTCCTCAGCCGAAATCCACCCCTTTGCATCCACGACCTCCGCCTTCATTAACGGAAACATGACATAGCCACCGCCGATCGTGACAGCGCTGACTCTTAAAAAGGCAAAAAAAAGTTCCAGCAGTCCGGGGCGCACAGCGCTTCCGGACTCTGGAACTTCAGATTTCATTTCGGCATTTCGTTAGAAGGTAATGCAGGAGGCGTGAAGTGCATCGATCTGCTCGGCAATTTTATCAATCACGTCGCAGTCAGCTTTGCCGGTAATCCGCATCAGTGCCAGCGAATTTTCACCGGACGGATCATGCGGATTGCGCATATCGTCAATATTCACGCCGACATCCGCCAGCGCCCGGCCGATCTGGCCGATGACGCCGGGCCGGTCTTTATAGATGAAAATCACGCAGGTTCCGACCGGTTCAAAATAGAGTTTGTCGAAATCGTTGATGCGCGAAATCATCATATTTCCTTCAGCCACTGTGCCGCGGACACTGATTCGCTGGAAGAGCGCGGCATCGACAGAGGTGGTCACATCCACAGTTATGGAATTGCCATACCCTTTGGAGGTATCTGCATCGCGATTGAAATAGTCAACCCCCATCTCCTTCAGGTAGTCCACTGCAGCATCGAAGCCGAGCGAACGATCGAAACCATCGGAAAGGGCCGCCACAATCTGCACCAGCAACCAGTCACCGAAATTGGCGAGATCACCGTAAAAACTGGTTTCAATCAGCTTCATCTGCTTATTGCCGCCGGCAATTCCCCGGCATGCATGCGCCAAAGCGAATGCGAGCTCGGAATAGGCCTTGTCCAGCCCCATCGGTACGTCGCGGTTGACCACATAGGATGCAATGCCCTTGTCATCGTATCCGATGAGCTGTGTGGCCGAACGGTGTGCGGCATTCCAGTTAGCCTCCACCGTACTTGCTCCCAGATGCGGCAGCATGATGTCGGCAATATCGGCAATCGGTTTTTCGCCCGCTTCATCCTTCGGATATACATCATTCAGGAAGCGAATCCCTTTGTCTGCTTTCAGCGAGCGCAGATCGTCTTCGTTCAGAATGCCGGCGCGAGCGCAGTTGATGATGGTCGCTCCGTTTTTCATACGGGCGAAAAGCGTTTTATTGATAATGCCGCGCGTTTCATCATTTTCCGGCATATGGAGCGAAATATAATCGCACGTTTCAAAAATCTCCGTCAGCTCCGCAGATTTTGCACCCAGGTCGCGCGCACGCTCTGCGGAAAGAAAGGGGTCATAAGCCAGAATCTTCACCTCGAAACCGGCGAGGCGCTTGGCTACCAGCTGGCCGATAGCCCCGAAACCGACAATACCGACGGTTTTGCCGGTAATCTCTTTGCCCATGAAATTTTTCTTTTCCCATTTTCCGGCACGCGTGGACGCATCGGCCGGAATGATGTGGCGCGCATCGGCCAGCATCAGAGCAAGCACCTCTTCAGCCACCGCATTGGCGTTGGCTCCGGGCGTATTCATCACATCAATATTTCTGGAACGGGCATAGCGCGTATCAATCGTGTTATAGCCCGCACCGGCACGGATCACCACTTTCAGTGACGGCAGCGCATCAATCACCTCAGCCGTTACTTTTTCTGACCGGACGATCAGGGCATGTGCATCAGGATGTTCGGACGCGAGAGAACTGAGGTCTGACGATTCATCCTGTATCACAACATAGCCGCCATGGGCTTCCAGGGTTTCGCGGGCCACCGCATTCAACTTGGTCGGTATCAGTACCTTTTTCATTGTTTCCTCTCGGTTTGGTTTGAAAAATGAGCGCCTGACACTAAGGAGGCTTCCTGCCGGAATCAAGCTTTGACAATTTCCATTTTTCCGGCACAGTTTTCTCTTCTATCTGGATAAATTTATGAAGAGACAATTATTTCTGACCGGCACATTCACCTCCGCCCTGCTGCTCAGCGGCTGTATGGGCTATCAGCTCGGCGGCGCAACTCACGAAGGAATCGACACGGTGGCGATAGCCTCGGTCATCAACAACACCTCCGAACCGGCAATCGAAATTCAGGTGACCCACGCCATGCGGAACCGGCTTCAGTTCGACGGCCGTGTTCAACTGGTTAATCAGGCTGAACATGCCGATGCGGTCCTGGAAATTACGCTGACCAAATACGACATGAAGCCCATTGCCTATAAAACAGAGGAAGGGAAACGAACCACTCCCGACCTCTACCGGCTGCGTATAACCGGCGAAGCGGAACTGCGGAATACCGCAACCGGCGAAGTCATCTCCAAATCCAGAACATATGGCGAATCCACCTTTACATTCACCAGCGACCTCACCACCTCAAAACGTAACGCACTGCCCCCGGCAGCGGATGAAATCGCCAAATTTATCCTCGACGACCTGATTGAAGCCTGGAATTAGCCTCCCGGCCGTTTTATGCACTAACGCCCGGATTTCAGATGCCCCACCAACGGTGTCGTATCATTCAAACGGAAGTTCCGGACACAAAAAAAGCCCGCTCAAGGCGGGCTTTTCCAAACACCGGAAGATCGGTTAAGCAATCTTACGCAGTCCGTTTGCGGCATTGGTTTTACGGCGGATTGCGGTGTTTTTCTTGATAACACCCGCTTTGGCCGCTTTATCGAGCACGGAGCTGTAGGTTTTCAGTGCAGCAGCACCCGCTTCCGCGTCCTTGGCTTCCAATGCTTCCATCATGCTGCGGCGCGCCGTTTTGATGCGGGTACGGACCTGTACATTGCGGTCATGGCGCACCGTGTTCTGACGCATTCTTTTCTTAGCACTCTTTAGATTCGGCATTTCAAATACTCCGTTTTAACAAATTCGTTCCCGCAGTTCGGGAAAAGAGGATGGGATAGTAGCGAAGCGGATTTTGAAGTCAACCCGCAAATCCCTCATTTTTATCAACTAGCGCACTACACCCCAGTGGTCGCGAAAGGGCCAATAGACAAAAATAGCCGGTCCCTGAAAATCATTACGCGGAACGCCGCCGAAAAACCGACCGTCAAGACTCATATTCGGTTTGGTGTTATCACCCATCATCAGATACTCATCTTCACCCAGCTGAATAAAGTCATCTTCCGTTTCCAGCAGAGACCCCGGAGCTGTATTGTGCCCTCCACTGTATTTCGGGTCCGTGGCAATGGTTTCAAACATGGGCGGATCGGAAACGATTTTTCCATCGGCGACCAGCCGTCGATTCTGAATCTGGATTTTTTCGCCGGGCAGTCCAACCATACGCTTAATGTAGAAATTATCCTTCCGGATCTGCGGATGGTTCAGACTGCGCGTGGAAAATACGGAAATATCGCCCCGTTCCGGCTTCATCCAGTTGTATTTCATTTTATTCACCAGAATATGGTCTCCGGCAATCACCCGGCCCGAAACGATCACGTCTCCTTCATTATAATAGGGCTCGCTGGTCCGCTGCTGCGCACTCCGCTCAGCAATCTGCCGGCGCAGCTCCTCCTGCATGTAACTGGGGAATTTATGATCCACACCGCCGATCGTAATAATAATCTTATCACGATCCCCTCTCACGTTGCGCTGCATAAACCGCCCGGAAGCTTTTGCACGGATTTCCTTGTACGATGTGCCCGTAAGCAGCCATTTAGGAAACTTTGTCAGCGGATTATCAAAAATCCCCGGTTCAGCCTGCTGTTCCACCGTAATCCCATTCAGCGTAGGCTGCATTGAGCCCGTCGGAATTTTAAAGGGCTGAAAGAAAAACGCGCGGATCGCCATAGCAGCCCCCAGAGCCACAATCAGCGTTTCCGTCCACTCCATCATCGGGGTTTTCCGGGCAAACGGATACACCCGGTTCGCCGCCTCCTCCAGCGTCTGGACAGCCCGCTCCACATCGCCTTTCCCGGTTTTGCGGATTTCCATCACCACAGTTTCAGCCTCGATCAACGCAGCCAGATCGGCCGGATCGGCAATATCCTCGCGCATGTGCCGCGCATGCCGCGCCATATGCAGATATTCCTTCAGCTGTTTCTTCAGTTTGCGTTTTGCAAAATATCCCATCATTGGAAAATCCGTTATTTGTTATTGGTTTTCAGGACAGCAATGAAGGCCTCCTGCGGAATATTCACCTTGCCGATCGCCTTCAGCTTCTTCTTACCTTCCTTCTGGCGTTCGAGCAGCTTTCGTTTACGGGAAATATCACCGCCGTAACACTTTGCCGTCACATCCTTGCGATAGGCGCGAATCGTCTCGCGGGCAATCACCTTGCCGTTCACCGCTGCCTGCAGTGCCACGGCAAAGGCCTGACGCGGAATGACGTCGAGCAATGATTTGCACATCTGCCGCCCGCGGTATTCCGCTTTCGAACGGTGAACAATACATGAAAAGGCATCGACCACTTCACCGTGTATGAGAATATCCATCCGCACCAGTTCCGACTGCTGGTAATCGGCATATTCATAATCCATCGAAGCATAACCGCGCGAAATCGTTTTCAGACGGTCGTAAAAATCAATCAGCACCTCATTTAACGGCATATGGCAGGTGAGCATCACCCGGTGCCCGTCGATCGAGTCGGTTTTCACAATCTGGCCGCGTTTGTCCATAATAAGCGCCATCATATCGCCCATATGATCCGTCGGGCAGATAATCGTGGCATTAATCATCGGCTCTTCAATATGCTCAATCAATGATGGATCAGGCAGATACATCGGATTATCGACCTCTTTGACCTCTCCGTTTTTCAGCACAACACGGTATTCCACATTCGGATAGGACGAAATAATATCGAGGTTAAACTCCCGCCGCAGACGCTCCATGATGATTTCCATGTGCAGCAATCCCAGAAATCCGCAACGGAAGCCGAAGCCCAGTGCAATCGAGGATTCCGCCTGAAAAGTAAACGAAGCATCGTTCAACCGCAGCTTATCCATGCTCGCGCCGAGCTTTTCATAATCCGAGGTCTCCACCGGATAAATCCCTGAAAAGACCATCGGATGGATTTCCTTGAATCCCGGCAGCGCATCCACTGCCGGTTTTTTCGCCAGCGTCAGCGTATCACCGATCTGGATCTCCGAGGCATCCTTCATATTGGCGATCACATAGCCGACAGCCCCTTCTTCAAGAATTCTGCACCTTTCCATTTCCGGGGTAAAAACACCGACTTCCTTGATTTCATAGTCGGTGCCGGTGCTCATCACGCGGATTTTATCGCCGGCCTTCAAGGCCCCGGAAAAGAGGCGCATATACACCACCACACCGCGAAACGCATCATACTTCGAATCGAAAACAAGGGCACGCGTCAACTTATCCGCAGCCGGGGTCGGCGGCGGAAAACGCTCAACCACAGCCTCCAGCACCGCCTCAATCCCGATTCCCTTTTTGGCGCTCACCTGCAGAGCATCGGTCGCCTCAATCGCCAGAATATCCTCAATCTGCTGAGAGACTTCATCGATATCCGCATTCGGCATTTCAATCTTGTTCAGTACCGGCAGAATTTCGAGTTCGTTTTCAACCGCCAGGTACGTATTGGAAACCGTCTGCGCTTCCACGCCCTGCGCCGCATCCACCACCAGAATCGCCCCTTCGCAGGCCTGCAGACTGCGCGAAACCTCATAGGAAAAGTCCACGTGGCCGGGGGTATCGATCAGATTGAAGGTATAGGTTTTTCCATCCTTCGCCGTATATTTCATCGTCACCGGATGGGCCTTGATCGTGATACCGCGCTCGCGCTCCAGGTCCATGGAGTCCAGCAGCTGCTCCTTCATCTTGCGCTCTTCAACCGTCTGCGTCAGTTCCAGCATGCGGTCGGCCAGCGTCGACTTGCCGTGATCGATGTGAGCAATAATTGAGAAATTTCGTATTAAACTAAGATCGTTCATAAACCTGCGCAAAAAGTTCCGGGCACAACGGCCCACAGAAATAGAGCGCACAAGCTACCCGAGCCCCGCCCCAAGGTCAATTTCCAAACCTTGGAAGGCGGTCCGGGAATTTTCCGGAGTCTGTAAAATCAGAACTCGATGTTCACGCGGGCATTGAGAATATTCGCTGTATAGCCGGAACCGAAACGGCCGTCAAATCCAAGGGCATATTCATAAACCGTGCCCTTTTTATTCTCCGTCCAGAGTGAAATGGCCGCA from Verrucomicrobia bacterium S94 carries:
- a CDS encoding elongation factor 4 codes for the protein MNDLSLIRNFSIIAHIDHGKSTLADRMLELTQTVEERKMKEQLLDSMDLERERGITIKAHPVTMKYTAKDGKTYTFNLIDTPGHVDFSYEVSRSLQACEGAILVVDAAQGVEAQTVSNTYLAVENELEILPVLNKIEMPNADIDEVSQQIEDILAIEATDALQVSAKKGIGIEAVLEAVVERFPPPTPAADKLTRALVFDSKYDAFRGVVVYMRLFSGALKAGDKIRVMSTGTDYEIKEVGVFTPEMERCRILEEGAVGYVIANMKDASEIQIGDTLTLAKKPAVDALPGFKEIHPMVFSGIYPVETSDYEKLGASMDKLRLNDASFTFQAESSIALGFGFRCGFLGLLHMEIIMERLRREFNLDIISSYPNVEYRVVLKNGEVKEVDNPMYLPDPSLIEHIEEPMINATIICPTDHMGDMMALIMDKRGQIVKTDSIDGHRVMLTCHMPLNEVLIDFYDRLKTISRGYASMDYEYADYQQSELVRMDILIHGEVVDAFSCIVHRSKAEYRGRQMCKSLLDVIPRQAFAVALQAAVNGKVIARETIRAYRKDVTAKCYGGDISRKRKLLERQKEGKKKLKAIGKVNIPQEAFIAVLKTNNK
- a CDS encoding ACT domain-containing protein; the protein is MKKVLIPTKLNAVARETLEAHGGYVVIQDESSDLSSLASEHPDAHALIVRSEKVTAEVIDALPSLKVVIRAGAGYNTIDTRYARSRNIDVMNTPGANANAVAEEVLALMLADARHIIPADASTRAGKWEKKNFMGKEITGKTVGIVGFGAIGQLVAKRLAGFEVKILAYDPFLSAERARDLGAKSAELTEIFETCDYISLHMPENDETRGIINKTLFARMKNGATIINCARAGILNEDDLRSLKADKGIRFLNDVYPKDEAGEKPIADIADIMLPHLGASTVEANWNAAHRSATQLIGYDDKGIASYVVNRDVPMGLDKAYSELAFALAHACRGIAGGNKQMKLIETSFYGDLANFGDWLLVQIVAALSDGFDRSLGFDAAVDYLKEMGVDYFNRDADTSKGYGNSITVDVTTSVDAALFQRISVRGTVAEGNMMISRINDFDKLYFEPVGTCVIFIYKDRPGVIGQIGRALADVGVNIDDMRNPHDPSGENSLALMRITGKADCDVIDKIAEQIDALHASCITF
- a CDS encoding chromate transporter, whose protein sequence is MKSEVPESGSAVRPGLLELFFAFLRVSAVTIGGGYVMFPLMKAEVVDAKGWISAEEMVDYYALGQSIPGIIAMNSATLIGFRKRGFAGAVFAAAGMAAPSLIVILLVAAFLSPWFDHPWVQKAFAGIRAAVVALIVMAVWQVGKKSISTFPALGIAAGSFVLIVFAGVHPVLMILLGGCLGAILFRKTGGGGS
- a CDS encoding chromate transporter, with the protein product MTILFELFYAFFVIGSFAFGGGYAILSFLQQEVERRGWMSTERFVDMIAISQSTPGPIAINMATFVGYETGGLPGALVATLAVALPGLILVLLFALCFFRFYERSGTQAVFSGLRPAVVGLIAAAAWQIGRVAVAGWAAAGITVVALVLVAKWNVSPVWLVIGSAIAGILLF
- the lepB gene encoding signal peptidase I; this encodes MMGYFAKRKLKKQLKEYLHMARHARHMREDIADPADLAALIEAETVVMEIRKTGKGDVERAVQTLEEAANRVYPFARKTPMMEWTETLIVALGAAMAIRAFFFQPFKIPTGSMQPTLNGITVEQQAEPGIFDNPLTKFPKWLLTGTSYKEIRAKASGRFMQRNVRGDRDKIIITIGGVDHKFPSYMQEELRRQIAERSAQQRTSEPYYNEGDVIVSGRVIAGDHILVNKMKYNWMKPERGDISVFSTRSLNHPQIRKDNFYIKRMVGLPGEKIQIQNRRLVADGKIVSDPPMFETIATDPKYSGGHNTAPGSLLETEDDFIQLGEDEYLMMGDNTKPNMSLDGRFFGGVPRNDFQGPAIFVYWPFRDHWGVVR
- the rpsT gene encoding 30S ribosomal protein S20, coding for MPNLKSAKKRMRQNTVRHDRNVQVRTRIKTARRSMMEALEAKDAEAGAAALKTYSSVLDKAAKAGVIKKNTAIRRKTNAANGLRKIA